A window of the Oncorhynchus masou masou isolate Uvic2021 chromosome 13, UVic_Omas_1.1, whole genome shotgun sequence genome harbors these coding sequences:
- the LOC135552875 gene encoding max-binding protein MNT-like isoform X2: MSIETLLEAAKFLELQAQQQQKAREENELREKLRLQQLSDHTHRRNDVTSYSPIQMNHVTRAEEPCPHSERRPAPVPPPLPPPSMPITVIPIPMMTSNHTGLPPTVPTPSSTTLSPQAGAAPYLASPRRDPHSPGHDHQGQGALLALSPQVKTDHSHHLPLTQSGNHKQNRHHHHLPQMVSPQSGNHKLLQQQSPQLVQPYLGSIVSAPQLHALLPQPGPPQTPRGAQTSPFGGRGSPPDLDGKKRPGGRAHLKECFDTLKKNIPNADEKKTSNLSVLRSALRYIQTLKRKEKEYEHEMERLAREKIATQQRLAELKNELSQWMNVMEIDRVLRQTVQPEDDQASTSTASEGEDIMDDDMDEENVPAALPTVPQQAMKPELYKTVTTTPITPTTSILTQHISSQHKAQTYPHPLSPLAVSATFSTPASNIITTTPIQALLSPHTHIVTSPSTLFPAHTHMVTAHAHTHMVKAPSLQPTVIAHASASHASVIQAVNHVIQASSGGAKHITHLAPSSSAPMQLAPGHHHQPIGDIPIHPVTHLGQHHLPTIYPQSVAVTQPAMVGHITHTLAQVNGTAPSQGTTTIMGKQTAVGAQVVTHHQQLLNPVTMVTLPSFPVSTLKLA, translated from the exons ATGAGCATCGAGACGCTTTTAGAAGCAGCCAAGTTTTTGGAATTGCAAGCCCAGCAACAACAGAAGGCACGTG AGGAGAATGAGCTGAGGGAGAAGCTTCGCCTCCAACAGCTGTCTGACCACACCCACAGGCGCAATGATGTCACTTCCTACTCCCCCATCCAGATGAACCATGTGACCCGAGCAGAAGAGCCCTGCCCCCATTCGGAGCGCCGCCCCGCCCCTGTCCCGCCCCCACTGCCACCCCCATCCATGCCCATTACTGTCATCCCTATCCCCATGATGACCTCCAACCACACAGGTCTGCCCCCCACTGTCCcaaccccctcctccaccaccctgtCCCCCCAGGCCGGGGCAGCACCCTACCTGGCCTCCCCCAGGAGAGACCCTCACTCCCCAGGGCACGACCACCAAGGACAGGGTGCACTTTtggctctctctcctcaggtgAAGACAGACCACTCCCACCACTTGCCTTTGACCCAATCTGGCAACCACAAGCAGAATCGCCACCACCATCACCTTCCGCAGATGGTTTCCCCCCAATCTGGCAACCATAAACTGCTGCAGCAGCAGTCGCCCCAGCTGGTGCAGCCCTACCTTGGCTCCATCGTCTCAGCCCCCCAGCTGCATGCCTTACTTCCCCAGCCAGGGCCCCCCCAGACACCCCGTGGGGCCCAGACCAGCCCTTTTGGGGGCCGTGGCAGCCCCCCTGACCTGGACGGGAAGAAGAGGCCTGGAGG ACGGGCTCACCTGAAGGAGTGCTTTGATACCCtgaagaaaaacatccccaatGCAGATGAGAAGAAGACCTCTAACCTCAGTGTCCTGAGGAGCGCCCTCCGATATATACAG ACGTTGAAGCGCAAGGAGAAGGAGTACGAGCATGAGATGGAGAGACTGGCGCGGGAGAAAATTGCTACTCAGCAGCGATTGGCTGAGCTGAAGAACGAGCTGAGCCAATGGATGAATGTCATGGAGATAGACCGGGTTCTCAGACAGACGGTTCAACCAGAAGACGACCAGGCTTCTACCTCTACTGCCTCAG agGGTGAAGACATCATGGATGACGACATGGATGAGGAGAATGTTCCGGCAGCCTTACCCACCGTGCCTCAACAAGCCATGAAACCCGAGTTGTACAAGACTGTGACCACCACTCCCATAACCCCCACCACCTCCATCCtcacccaacacatctccagccAACACAAGGCCCAAACGTACCCCCACCCGCTGTCACCCTTGGCTGTCTCGGCTACATTCTCCACCCCAGCATccaacatcatcaccaccacccctatCCAGGCACTCCTATCGCCTCACACACACATCGTAACCTCCCCTAGCACCCTCTTCCCggctcacacacacatggtgaCTGCCCACGCTCATACTCACATGGTAAAGGCCCCCAGCCTCCAGCCCACAGTCATTGCCCACGCCTCGGCTTCCCACGCCTCTGTCATCCAGGCCGTCAACCACGTCATCCAGGCTTCATCTGGAGGAGCCAAGCACATCACCCATCTAGCTCCCTCCTCCTCAGCCCCCATGCAGCTGGCCCCaggacaccaccaccagcccatcgGAGACATCCCTATCCACCCTGTtacccacctgggccagcaccatCTACCCACCATCTACCCCCAGTCTGTGGCTGTCACCCAGCCAGCCATGGTGGGCCACATCACCCATACTCTCGCCCAGGTCAATGGTACTGCCCCCAGCCAGGGCACAACCACCATCATGGGAAAGCAGACGGCAGTTGGTGCCCAGGTGGTGACGCATCACCAACAGCTGCTGAACCCTGTAACTATGGTGACCTTGCCTTCATTCCCCGTTAGCACTCTGAAGCTAGCCTGA
- the LOC135552875 gene encoding max-binding protein MNT-like isoform X1, which yields MSIETLLEAAKFLELQAQQQQKAREENELREKLRLQQLSDHTHRRNDVTSYSPIQMNHVTRAEEPCPHSERRPAPVPPPLPPPSMPITVIPIPMMTSNHTGLPPTVPTPSSTTLSPQAGAAPYLASPRRDPHSPGHDHQGQGALLALSPQVKTDHSHHLPLTQSGNHKQNRHHHHLPQMVSPQSGNHKLLQQQSPQLVQPYLGSIVSAPQLHALLPQPGPPQTPRGAQTSPFGGRGSPPDLDGKKRPGGAGTREVHNKLEKNRRAHLKECFDTLKKNIPNADEKKTSNLSVLRSALRYIQTLKRKEKEYEHEMERLAREKIATQQRLAELKNELSQWMNVMEIDRVLRQTVQPEDDQASTSTASEGEDIMDDDMDEENVPAALPTVPQQAMKPELYKTVTTTPITPTTSILTQHISSQHKAQTYPHPLSPLAVSATFSTPASNIITTTPIQALLSPHTHIVTSPSTLFPAHTHMVTAHAHTHMVKAPSLQPTVIAHASASHASVIQAVNHVIQASSGGAKHITHLAPSSSAPMQLAPGHHHQPIGDIPIHPVTHLGQHHLPTIYPQSVAVTQPAMVGHITHTLAQVNGTAPSQGTTTIMGKQTAVGAQVVTHHQQLLNPVTMVTLPSFPVSTLKLA from the exons ATGAGCATCGAGACGCTTTTAGAAGCAGCCAAGTTTTTGGAATTGCAAGCCCAGCAACAACAGAAGGCACGTG AGGAGAATGAGCTGAGGGAGAAGCTTCGCCTCCAACAGCTGTCTGACCACACCCACAGGCGCAATGATGTCACTTCCTACTCCCCCATCCAGATGAACCATGTGACCCGAGCAGAAGAGCCCTGCCCCCATTCGGAGCGCCGCCCCGCCCCTGTCCCGCCCCCACTGCCACCCCCATCCATGCCCATTACTGTCATCCCTATCCCCATGATGACCTCCAACCACACAGGTCTGCCCCCCACTGTCCcaaccccctcctccaccaccctgtCCCCCCAGGCCGGGGCAGCACCCTACCTGGCCTCCCCCAGGAGAGACCCTCACTCCCCAGGGCACGACCACCAAGGACAGGGTGCACTTTtggctctctctcctcaggtgAAGACAGACCACTCCCACCACTTGCCTTTGACCCAATCTGGCAACCACAAGCAGAATCGCCACCACCATCACCTTCCGCAGATGGTTTCCCCCCAATCTGGCAACCATAAACTGCTGCAGCAGCAGTCGCCCCAGCTGGTGCAGCCCTACCTTGGCTCCATCGTCTCAGCCCCCCAGCTGCATGCCTTACTTCCCCAGCCAGGGCCCCCCCAGACACCCCGTGGGGCCCAGACCAGCCCTTTTGGGGGCCGTGGCAGCCCCCCTGACCTGGACGGGAAGAAGAGGCCTGGAGG GGCAGGGACAAGAGAAGTACATAACAAGCTTGAGAAAAACAG ACGGGCTCACCTGAAGGAGTGCTTTGATACCCtgaagaaaaacatccccaatGCAGATGAGAAGAAGACCTCTAACCTCAGTGTCCTGAGGAGCGCCCTCCGATATATACAG ACGTTGAAGCGCAAGGAGAAGGAGTACGAGCATGAGATGGAGAGACTGGCGCGGGAGAAAATTGCTACTCAGCAGCGATTGGCTGAGCTGAAGAACGAGCTGAGCCAATGGATGAATGTCATGGAGATAGACCGGGTTCTCAGACAGACGGTTCAACCAGAAGACGACCAGGCTTCTACCTCTACTGCCTCAG agGGTGAAGACATCATGGATGACGACATGGATGAGGAGAATGTTCCGGCAGCCTTACCCACCGTGCCTCAACAAGCCATGAAACCCGAGTTGTACAAGACTGTGACCACCACTCCCATAACCCCCACCACCTCCATCCtcacccaacacatctccagccAACACAAGGCCCAAACGTACCCCCACCCGCTGTCACCCTTGGCTGTCTCGGCTACATTCTCCACCCCAGCATccaacatcatcaccaccacccctatCCAGGCACTCCTATCGCCTCACACACACATCGTAACCTCCCCTAGCACCCTCTTCCCggctcacacacacatggtgaCTGCCCACGCTCATACTCACATGGTAAAGGCCCCCAGCCTCCAGCCCACAGTCATTGCCCACGCCTCGGCTTCCCACGCCTCTGTCATCCAGGCCGTCAACCACGTCATCCAGGCTTCATCTGGAGGAGCCAAGCACATCACCCATCTAGCTCCCTCCTCCTCAGCCCCCATGCAGCTGGCCCCaggacaccaccaccagcccatcgGAGACATCCCTATCCACCCTGTtacccacctgggccagcaccatCTACCCACCATCTACCCCCAGTCTGTGGCTGTCACCCAGCCAGCCATGGTGGGCCACATCACCCATACTCTCGCCCAGGTCAATGGTACTGCCCCCAGCCAGGGCACAACCACCATCATGGGAAAGCAGACGGCAGTTGGTGCCCAGGTGGTGACGCATCACCAACAGCTGCTGAACCCTGTAACTATGGTGACCTTGCCTTCATTCCCCGTTAGCACTCTGAAGCTAGCCTGA